Genomic window (Magnetococcales bacterium):
TCCCCTCCTCTCGATAAGACGGCCTTGATCATCGACTCGGCCAAAGGTACCCCATTATGCGGTATGGGACAAGAGTTCCGGTACTGACCGATGCCGACATTTTGCCTGTCCCCAGCAAAAACCCTATCCGCCCCAAATTTGGCCCCATTGCCATGCTCAACACACTTCTCCGAGTCCCATGGTACCCCGATGGAGAATCTCAAGTCTCCCATCAGCAAGGTGGCTGCCGCTCTGAAAATTCGCAGCGAGGGCCTCGGCCTGCGATTGCCCTGCATTGAGAATTGCTGGCCATTGACACAAGACCGAGGAATATGGCAAATTTTGTCTCGAATGAGGGACCAGTTCCAATTTTCCCGAAGGGTTTTCTTGAGGGTGAAGGAGCTTTTTCCTAAGGGGCATCCTGTTCAGGAGGTGTAAAATGCCTGTGTCAGCTTTAAGCGGTGCAGTCATCTATAAAGATGACGGTAAATCAACCGTCGTGTATCAAGAAAAATGTGAGAGTTGTGGTTATGTGAGTGGCTCCACAAAAGGCACAACATTCACAAGCGCTCAAACGACCGGAAGTGTATTTTCAACGGGTTTTGTGTGTCCAAAATGCAAAGTTCGTCAAAAAGTTCTGATTAGACACTAGTGTTCGGTTAAGAGAGGGGATGCCGTCAGCAACCCATTGTCTCATAATCTGCTTTCAGAGGTTTTAGCCTGAGGTGTTGATATGGGTATTTTTAGTTTGTTGAAAAGAATGGCTGGATCTGGTAATGACAAAAATAATGGTATAGATCGCGAAAAAGAAAGGTGCTTGATAAAAATTCAGATAAGAAAGGGCGAATTTATTATTCTATCTAAATACTATTACCAAGGCTTAACATCATATAAAAGTTATTTAAATTATTTAGCTCTCAATCGCGAAAAGGTTTCGGAAGTAATGGAGAAAGCAAATGAAAAATCATCCAGTGGTTGCATTCTTGATGATACTTATGTAATATTTTATTATGATGATACACACTTTCTCCTTATGCCATTTGAGGTTTTTTCTGGCACGGAAGATATGAAACTCTCTTTGAGAAATGCAAAAATTTGGAATAGGGATAATATTATTAGAATACTTAAATTTTATCCAGAATTTAAAGAATATGATGCGTCAATGTTGACTGAAATGTACTAAATCCATGCGTTGGATGGCCGACATAATTGATATGGGCATTGGCAACAAACGCATTGACTTGATCACCCGCGAGGGATCATTCTGGGCTGCCATCGCGGGCAAAACTGCCGCATGATTCCTGCTTTTCCAGATTCCGGAGATCCCCATGAAAGCCGCTGAACTTTTTGTAAAATGTCTTGAAAATGAAGGCGTTACCGTCATGTTTGGCATTCCGGGGGAAGAAAATCTCGACATCATGGATGCCCTGTTGGAGAGTCCGATCCGCTTCATGACGACCCGGCACGAACAAGGTGCCGCCTTCATGGCGGATGTATACGGGCGGTTGACCGGACGGGCCGGGGTGTGCCTGGCCACCCTGGGACCCGGAGCCACCAACCTGATCACCGGGGTTGCCGACGCCAACATGGACCACGCCCCATTGGTGGCCATTGCCGGCCAGGCCGCCACCACCCGCCTCCACAAGGAGAGTCACCAGGTTTTGGATCTGGTCAATCTGTTTCGTCCCATCTCCAAATACACGACCCAAATCCTGGATCCGGGCGTCATCCCCGAGGTGGTGCGCAAGGCCTTCAAGGTCTCCCAGACCGAAAAACCCGGCTGTGCCTTCATCGACTTTCCCGAAAACATTGCCGAAATGGAGATCGCCGGCAAGGCCCCGCTCAAGGCACAACAACACCGCCAGCCCGTCCCGCCCCAGGAAAAGATATCCCAGGCCGCCCGGATCATTTCGGATGCCCACTATCCCATCATCATGGCTGGCAACGGGGTGATCCGCGGTCGGGCAGCGGACCAACTGGTCGATTTTGCCGAAAAATTGAATATTCCGGTCGCCACCACCTTCATGGCCAAAGGCGTGATCCCCTTTTCCCATGACCTCTGCCTGGGGGCTGTGGGTCTGCAAGCCACGGATTATGTCTCCTGCGGTTTCGACCGGGCCGATGTGATCATCTGTGTCGGTTATGATATCGTCGAATATCATCCCTACCTGTGGCACAAGGAACGCAACCGGAAAATCATCCACATTGACGCCAGTCCGGCGGAAGTGGACGAAAATTATGTCGTGGAAGTGGGCGTTGTCGGGGATATCGGGGCCGCATTGAAGGGCATCGCCGCCGAGGCCAAAAGCCGTCGGCAACGACTCGCCGATACCCTGCGCCAAACCATCGTCTCCGAAATCGGCCAATATGCCCAGGATACCGGTTTCCCCGTCAAACCCCAAAAAATCATCTGGGATTTACGCCAGGCTCTCGACCCGGAAGATGTCGTGGTCTCCGACGTGGGTGCCCACAAAATGTGGATGGCTCGCATGTTCAAGGCCGAACGCCCCAATACCTGCATTATTTCCAATGGTTTTGCCGCCATGGGCATTGCGGTTCCCGGGGCCATGGCCGCCAAGCTCGTCCGACCCGACCGCGCTGCCGTGGCCGTCACCGGCGACGCCGGTTTCCTCATGAACTCCCAGGAAATCGAAACCGCCATGCGCTGTGGCCTGCCTATCGTCATCCTGATCTGGAATGACGCCAGGTACGGCCTGATTCAATGGAAACAGATGAACCATTTTGGTCGCGAAAGCCACATCGCCTTCACCAATCCCGACTTTGTCAAATATGCCGAAAGCTTCGGTGCCAAAGGGTACCGGGTGGAAGCCGCCCAGGACTTGCTCCCCATCCTTAAACAAGCCCTGGCCGAAAAAACCGTGACCATCATCGACTGCCCGGTCGATTACGCTGAAAACATCAAACTGACCGAAAAACTGGGGCATCTCGTCTGCCCGATCTGAATGGGTTTCGTATAAAATTTGTATAAATTCTTCATGAATTCCGTGATTTCAGATCCCTGGACCTGAATGTTTCGTTATGCCAGAATGACGCCGCCTTAATCTTCAACGCAGCATCTTGGCAATTCACCACCTGTTCCATGGGAGATTCTGGAATGCTCCAAAGAAAGCTTTTGGAAAGAATTCCTTTTTTCAAGGATTTCTCGGATGAACACAAGGACGAGATCGTCGAACACAGCCAAGCGGAACTCCTGAAGGTACCTGCCAACCAATCCATCCTGAACGAGGGCGATCTGGGAGATACCTGTTTCATCCTTTTGCGTGGTGCTGCCAACGTCTACAAAAGGCCTTTCTCCAACCCCCTGGCCTTTCTCAAACCCGGGCAGGTCTTCGGTGAGGTGTCGTTTTTGACTCCGCGTGTGCGTGTCACGAGCGTGGTGGCCGAAGATGAATGCATCCTCTTGCGTTTCAACAATAAATTTCTCCTCAACCTGACCCCAAGCTGTCGTGACCGGTTCAAGGATCAAATGATCCTGGTCCTGGTGCAAAACCTCGAATCCCTGCGCGAAACCATCGAAAAATACAAGGCTCCCGTCATCATCGAGCATAAAAATCCGTTCGAAGAAGCCAAAAAAATGGGCGAAGGGGATGTTAAAAACGATCTCATTTTCGAGGACGATGATGGATACAAGATTTTTTATCTGGGACGCCGGATGGCCCGCATCGAAAAAGAGGGCAAATCCACTGAAGTCCCCCTGGTTCCCCTGACCGACAACATTCCCGGAAAGTTTGTCAATATACTGAAAAAACAGGGAAAACTTCCGGAAGATTACATGTTTGGCAAGGATTTTCTCATCCCCAGATCCGCTGCAAGCGCCTGGAAACGTACTTTGGTCGCCGAGGACAGTAAAGCCTTGAAGGTGGAACGGGAAATCCAGGATTATCTGAGCAAGGACGGACTCCCCTCGGCTCTGGGCTGATCCCCGGTTTGAGTCCGGTTGTTCCCTGATGCCCTCCCAGGTCGATCTTGCCGGGACTCTCTGCTCCATATCCCCCTCTTACTCTTTTTTGCCTCGTCCCGGGTCCCAGGGATATTTTTTCAGCCAGTTGGCAAACGTGGTGGCATTGGGCAGCCCAACCATGCGGGTGGCCTGGGCCTTGTTGTTGTGGCTTTCGGCCAGGGCACGGTGCAGATAGTGGTCGGCCACCTCGGTCAATAGATCCGTCAACCGAAACCCGGCACCCAGAGGGCGGTTGAGGATTTGTTCGTTGCTCCCACCACTCACATACTCCGGCAACATGGCATCCCGTATATCACGACCACGAATGATCTCTCCCGGGGTCCAAACTGCGGCACGATTCAAGGTATTCTGCAATTCACGAATGTTTCCGGGCCAACGCTGTTCCTGGAGAAGTTTGCGGGCATTTTCGGTCAGGGACTTGCGGCGAAATCCCGGCTGGTCACGACACTCCTGATTGATCTGTTCCAGAATCCGGTCGGTGAGGAGTTCAATGTCCCGTCCCCTGGCCCGCAACGGTGGCAGAAGCAGCAGGGCCACGGCAATGCGATGAAAAAGATCCTCACGAAAACGCCCGGCGACCATCTCTTCGAGGAGATTTTTATTGGTGGCCGCAATCAGGCGAAAGGTGACAGGTTGCGGTGCGCAGGAACCAACCGGCGTGATTTCCTGTTCCTGCAATACACGCAATAATTTGACCTGAATGGAAAGAGGCAACTCGCCAATTTCGTCGAGAAAGACCGTTCCTCCATCGGCCTGGGCAAAATACCCTTTGCGGGTGGTCAAGGCACCGGTAAAGGCCCCTTTTTCATG
Coding sequences:
- a CDS encoding acetolactate synthase large subunit; this translates as MKAAELFVKCLENEGVTVMFGIPGEENLDIMDALLESPIRFMTTRHEQGAAFMADVYGRLTGRAGVCLATLGPGATNLITGVADANMDHAPLVAIAGQAATTRLHKESHQVLDLVNLFRPISKYTTQILDPGVIPEVVRKAFKVSQTEKPGCAFIDFPENIAEMEIAGKAPLKAQQHRQPVPPQEKISQAARIISDAHYPIIMAGNGVIRGRAADQLVDFAEKLNIPVATTFMAKGVIPFSHDLCLGAVGLQATDYVSCGFDRADVIICVGYDIVEYHPYLWHKERNRKIIHIDASPAEVDENYVVEVGVVGDIGAALKGIAAEAKSRRQRLADTLRQTIVSEIGQYAQDTGFPVKPQKIIWDLRQALDPEDVVVSDVGAHKMWMARMFKAERPNTCIISNGFAAMGIAVPGAMAAKLVRPDRAAVAVTGDAGFLMNSQEIETAMRCGLPIVILIWNDARYGLIQWKQMNHFGRESHIAFTNPDFVKYAESFGAKGYRVEAAQDLLPILKQALAEKTVTIIDCPVDYAENIKLTEKLGHLVCPI
- a CDS encoding cyclic nucleotide-binding domain-containing protein — its product is MLQRKLLERIPFFKDFSDEHKDEIVEHSQAELLKVPANQSILNEGDLGDTCFILLRGAANVYKRPFSNPLAFLKPGQVFGEVSFLTPRVRVTSVVAEDECILLRFNNKFLLNLTPSCRDRFKDQMILVLVQNLESLRETIEKYKAPVIIEHKNPFEEAKKMGEGDVKNDLIFEDDDGYKIFYLGRRMARIEKEGKSTEVPLVPLTDNIPGKFVNILKKQGKLPEDYMFGKDFLIPRSAASAWKRTLVAEDSKALKVEREIQDYLSKDGLPSALG
- a CDS encoding sigma 54-interacting transcriptional regulator, with protein sequence MNPVSIVFSWIGEADLEALQKGKSTEPGPLARVLREREFHEVHLLAGQREDAARDFSAWLGERTAAVVTLHWMPLVDPGDYGEICRAALRAVEPVANRMGGPDQLCFYLGTGTGAMAAIWVLLAKAGFPNARLLEMTPAWEIRDVSIPFAISTDMVPDLLRTQDQQLIRLAQEGFQHAHPEFKSIAFQCDAMRRVVEKATLVAARQIPVLIQGESGTGKELLARAIHSTSALRAGPFVAINCGAIPDNLVESELFGHEKGAFTGALTTRKGYFAQADGGTVFLDEIGELPLSIQVKLLRVLQEQEITPVGSCAPQPVTFRLIAATNKNLLEEMVAGRFREDLFHRIAVALLLLPPLRARGRDIELLTDRILEQINQECRDQPGFRRKSLTENARKLLQEQRWPGNIRELQNTLNRAAVWTPGEIIRGRDIRDAMLPEYVSGGSNEQILNRPLGAGFRLTDLLTEVADHYLHRALAESHNNKAQATRMVGLPNATTFANWLKKYPWDPGRGKKE